cgcggggggctgcaggatcTGCAGGCGGGTCTTCAGCAGGTCGAGGGGCTGAAAGAGAAGCGTGGAGCAGGTCCCGCTGATGGAGCCGCAGACGAAGGCCTTCAGGACGGGATGCatctggaggaggaggggaggcgGCCGGTTAACTTCCTGTCAAGATCGAATTGCAGCAGGGGCCATGTCGCGACGCGAAGTCCCCGCCAGACTCCCATCCACGGGGAGCCGCGCGGGGCCCCTCCTTAGCTTCGCGAGCGAACCCAACGCACCGGACCGAGCTGGGCCGGACGCGCGTCATTACCTCTGCCTCTCGCCCCGGCATTCCAGGGCCACTCCGCAACCAGTGAGCGCGACGGGCAAGAGTGACGCACCAGGCGCACCCCCGCCGCGGGCCAATCCCAGCCAAGGCGGGGGGCGCGCGGCCCGGCTACTGCGGCTGCGCGGCCGTTAACCTCTGGCGTGCCGGGCGGAGGGGGCGCCGTGCTGCGGGGGTGCGCTTGTCGTGACACGTGATGTGCCTGCCTGGGTGCGCTCTTGTCGTGACATGTGACCTGCATGAGTGGGTGCGCGCTTTGCGGCCGGCCTTCGTGCAAAAACGCGGAAATGTGAAAAGCACGGGGCATGTGTTTAAGTCGGTGGCTGGGATCTGGTTTTGGCCCCATTTCCTGGCTTTCTGGTACCCAGCCAACGTGCTGCAGCAATCAAAGACTCACAGAATTGTTATCCCCCTacaccaatatcacccactgaaccgtgtccctaagcaccacatccaacctttccttgaacacccccagggacagtgacgccaccacctccgtgggcaacctgttccaatgcctgactactcttccTAAGAAATTTCTCCccatttccaacctaaacctcccctgcagCAAAATATTCGGCCCAGTGGCCTCTGCAAGGCACGGGCACTGGAAAATTGAGCGATTACGAAGCGTTGCTTTCatttctccccccctcccccccactcCCTCCCGCTGGACATCCTGTTCTGGTGGCACCTGAAGACACCATAATCCCCCACCActggagcacccaagcagcGGGACACCAACATGAGCCTCAGCTCTTGGGAGCCAAAGGCTTTCAAGAAGTTGAGAAGCTGAAGGTGGCTGCAGAACCAGCTGTTCCTTTTCCACAAAGCAGGAGGAGACGTGGCCAAAGGCTGTTGGCTTtcagcctgcagcccctgcgTATCGCCAGCTGATTGCGGTGGTGTGCCCCAGGGTGGTTCGGGCTGTGCAGCTCTGAATGTCTTTCAGATGAACCTGGGAGTCCTGTGCCAACGTGCAGCCCATAGTCTACCCTGTGGAGGCTCCAAACAGCTTCCAGCTTTCCTGAATCATCCAAAGACCCTCAAAGGCTCAGGAGATGCCCCCAGGTGGCTTGCAGGTGGTACCAAGCTCAACTTTCATGCTCCTCTTCAGTTGCCAGACCTCTCCAGCTCCACTTCCCCAATCCTATTGTCATAAGTGAGACCACGCAATTTTCTGgtctatcaaaaatattttattaattaagtaAGCAGGCACAAGCAAAACAGCGCTGGGCGGCCAGGGAGTCTCCGCTCTGCCACAGCACGCAACTTTCCTTTTTTCGCATCGCTGTTTTATAGCATCCAAGTTCCTGTTGAATCTCTTGAGGCTGCGCAGTCCGTTGTTGGGGGGGGTCGTCGCTCCTCTCTCAGTGTTCATGCGTTATGCTCGTGCTCAGGAAAGGGGGTAGTGAAGCGATGCCTTGCGATCACAGAGTCTTTATTTCATCAAGGATGTTTGCCcagcacccccttccccacTATCTACTTTCTTAATCCTCCCCCTTAACAAGGCCATAAATTGTGAAACCTTATCTTCTCAGTATattctctgcattccttttaGAGACAATGAACAAACACCCGCTAATTTATCACACTATGAATTCCTGGCTTCCTCTTGACACATCCTGGCTCCTTTTCTCCCCTGCATGCCACTGCAAAAGGCCTGGCGACAAAGTGcagcccttcctgctgcactggAGCATTGATGGGTGGGTGGCCTggggaaaagaagcagaaaagcaatggAGGTGTTGAACGGatgagaaatgtttctttagCATGGGGTTGTAAGTGATATGGTGCAAAGTTTCAGGCTGGAAATGTGGTCAGGGGCAGGAAGACTAGTGCTGGACAAAATTTACATAGTAAATAATTCAGAGAGAACCTCTTCTCCACATTGCCCTATTGTGCTCTTTTTGGGGGAGTACCAGACTGGAGTGAAAGAAAACTATGTTCAGCTACTAACCTATGGCATCCTGAATTTGTTATGGGATCACACGTATCATGCATAATTAATCAACAGATACATAAGGAGGATGGCTTGGAGATATGCATTGTTTTGAAAAGATCCTTTGGGTGATTTCCTTTGGTGTCTTTCTGTTGTGCTGAGCTTGTATCATCAGGGCAGTTACAGGGATGTCTTGTTCTTAGGAATTAGTTCATACTTTCACCACAGCAGTTTGCACCTGGCTTGGCTTTCGCTTTGAAGACACAATAAATATACAATACATAACAATACAACAACAATACAACACAGTACAATACAATAACAACATAAACAATATGTTTAACTGATCGCTTAGAGCTTAACCACTCTGATAAGGCTGACAAACCCAAACgatgtatttgaaatgtttttgtgtggAGCTTTTGTGTGGAGCTGAGGGTGGTGTGTCtggcttctcttcctccctgtcCATGGGTGTAGCCACAAAGGACATCTGTGTTGCTTCCTGACGCAAACCAGAGACTGCAGTTGTAGTGGCCAAATGGGTCACATCCCAAGAAAGAGCTTTTCCAGACTGAAACCCTGGCAGTAACCACAGTCTCCCAGTCCCTGGCTTGCTGTGGAGCTGGAAGAGTTTTGCTCCCTTAAATAAGCTTCATGATGAACAAGGAGGTGAACCAGCACCACTGGTCACACACATCTCTGCGGTGATGATTTCTGTGCCTTGCCTGTGAAGAAAAACCCAGCAGAGGGAGCTTTGTTCCTTCATGTCACTTCCCTGCAGAGATGCAAGACCACTCTGCCTGGTGGCTTTCCAGCCACTGGTGGGAGACATTTATCCTTCCTCATTACAAAGGTCAGAAGCAGAAATTACCAGCATGGTCTAGGTCTGGACTGGTCCCTGCTCAGGAGTGTCTGCAGCTGGGGGTACCCGGGCCCCGCTGGTTTAAGCTACAGGATGGCTCTGCCAGCACCCATGGGCCTTCCTGCCCCAGGACCTTGCACCACAGTGCTGTCATGGCCCCAGATTTCCCCGGTTTCAGAATTTCCAGTGTTAGACAGGAACTGGAAGGTGAAGCTGCTGatcctgctgcaggacaggagtGTCCCTGCAGAGCTAGGTACTGCTTTGAGGCAAGTGGGAACGGAGACCCCCAGCAAGATCATCTCCAGTGCCAGCGTGCCTGCAAAACCACCTCCTGCCAGAGCCCTTGGGTCTGGGACTGAGGAGTCGACATCTCTCCTCTGTGGTGGGTCTGCGTGGCTTTTTGATGAGCATCACCCTGGGGTGACACAGATGCAGTTGGTCTGGCCATGGCCAGGGAGGTGGACCATGACATGTGTCTGGATCCCTGTGCACACCATGCCATGagggctgcagtgctgctgaccAGGAGACCACTCCACACCAAGGAGCCAGTGACCCAGACAGCAGTGGCCCTTTGTGGGCTCAGGCTTGTCCAGGGCGGCCCCAGCTCATAGTAACAGAGGAACCTGTGGGCAGCTCCCACTTGGTACCAGTGATTACACCAACCATGTGGCCTTGCCTTTGTCAAAAAGTGCAGCAAGAAGTTTCTGTGagaaaatcctttctgtttgcTGATAGAAATGATGAATAGAGGTGTTTTCTTGCAAGCAAGTCACGTAAAGCTTGAATGATGACAGGTGGGATCTGTGCAGTGTGTTATGGAAAAATCCATCTAGTGTCCATCTAATGCTGAACACATGCAGGATTCCCAAAACTGAAAGGGAAGTAAGATTTATTCGCTACCtatattcttctttttattctgcCTTATTAAAACAGCTCTTTTATTAAGCCATTTGTTGTCTGACCTTTCTTACTGAGATCCAGAAAGAGCCCTGCCCCATCTCTCTTGCCCCTGTCACCCTAATGCTGAATATTTGGTATTATGGACAGGATTTGGAGAAGAATACCATTATAGAAGAGGGCTAGTGAAtaactgagcactggcacaggctgctgagAGAGGTTATagagtctcctccttggagatcttcaaaagcctccTCAGTGTGGTCCTTGGCAACCCACATGAGGTGTCCTTGCTTGAGCAGTGGGGTTGTACCAGGTGACTTCCAGAGGACCCTTCCAAACTCAAAAATCCTGATTCTAGGATTCCTTGAAAGTAGAGAGGAGGAAAATCTCAAATGGGTACTGCACACAGGCATGGGGGCTGGTTACTCAGGTGACCCCACAGTGAGCAGGGAAGCTGAGAAGGATATACCCCAGTGCCCACATCTGAGGATGTTAAGAGATGTTCAGAGAAGCACAGCACTGATGTGGAAGTAGATGCTGTGAGGAAGGGGAGAATAAATGTGTCTGCCTTACAGTGAGCATGGACAGAGACTCGAGGAGGCCACACAGGCTGATGCTGAACAAACCACAGCCCCTACAGATTCCTGTTGGTAGCTGCTCAGCCATGGCCGTGTCCTTTCCCTCTACCTGTCCCTGTGCTCACCAGCACGTGCTGCTGGTGATCAAGCACCTGGAGATCAAgatttctgctgcagctcttttcCGAGCCAAGCACTGATTTCCATTGCCCCCTCGCTCCCCTTTGTTCCCCGCCGCCTCACTCCACCTGTGCACCAGAGAGCGTGCATGAGCGGCAGCATTTCAGCAGCTCTACTCCAAAAGATTTGGGAAACTCTGCCCATGAGCCCCAAGCAGGGGGTTATGTACAGACATTTTTGCTGATGCTGCCAAAGTTGTGGTTACAAGTTAAGAAAGCCTTTTCAGGCTCTTGAGGCAGGAAATGAGAACTCACAGTCAAAGGCCCCCTGTCTGCATGACCTGGGGTCTCTGAGCAGCTTGTTTTCCACACTGGGACAGGTTCCTGCAGGACAGCCAGCACCTGCCTCAGTTTAAACACCACAGAAAACCTGCTCCTGTGTTGCCCAGACTCAATGAGATGCATCCCCTGAGCAAGACATATAGTGTGAGTACCTGAGGTGTCACCTTtactcccagctcctgcctgtgaacttctcttttcttctgcattggGAGATACCTGTGCACTTCACAGTTCCACTGAAGTCTCAGTTCTTCTGGGAGCTGCTTGTTTCTTGTGGTTGGGCAGCCTGCCATCTACATTTAGGAGACGAGATGTACAGAGCTGCCAGAGCAGCCAAATTCATGTAGTTGGTTGTCACCTCTTTTTATACATTGCATGATTCTTGGGTACCTTCTGTGCcaccagcactgatggatgtGTTAAACCTGAAAATCAGTAATGGAGATAACACTTCAACACTACCAGTCACTGCTATGAGAAATGTTCTGTCTTCAGTTATTACAAGAGTAATAATACCCAGGAGGCCGTGGCTGTCAGGCAGACTATCATATACCTACAGCTTGGCTCACACACAATACTTTCATCTAATGTGACACTGCCCACCCTGGCTAACAAAAGGCAGCtgtgaaatatttgcagattttCTAGGTGCTTGTGCTCAGAGATttatcacttttgttttttgtgggtGAGACAATTGTTCACACCAACATTACACTGACAACCATGATCTGAACAATTAGATCAGCTGCAAAGCACATCAGACTTCCATGGCACATCCCAACAAGCCGTGTTGGGTCCCCAGCAGATATCTTGCAGAGTTGGTGGGAATCCAATCTTGTTCAGGGCTTTACTGAATTGCTGGTCTCTGAGAGCATCCTGCAGAATGGGTGTTTTGAGAAGGAAGTGTGAGATGATCTCAACTTGACTATTTCTGTGGTGGGTGCAGGGTGGACAGAGGGCCCTTCCAAGGAAAACCATCCAGGCAAACATGGTGTCCTTCACCATCATTGGCTATCAGCAGTGTTGGGCCATCTCCGATATACATCTTCACCAAAAGTTCTTGgtgtgcaggagcagcagtgctgtttcttctctcctctcatGATGATGTGGGGCTGTGGCACGGGAGCTGCTGGTGAGACGGGGCACCTCACATATGCGTGGAACAAATTGCAGATCTCTTACATTGACGTTCCTATTCCTGTGAAATGGCAGAATGATCATCCAGAAGATAAGTTAAACATTTCCGTTTCTGTATGTGTGAACTAAAGACATTGAACTCATTGGCTTGTGGTTTTACACACCTTTAATGTAACATCTGTCACACAGAGGAAGAGGCAGTTTGAGACTGCTGGCTGTTAGGGTGTAGACTTTGCCAGTGGCTTGGCAAAGTAAGCAAAGTACTGCCAGTATATATGTATGAAGATATATTCACctctcagatttattttagatATAAAGAAATTTTCCTGGCATTCTTTCATGCAGTGTTGGATTATGGACAACAGCCTGGGGAGTCTGCTGTCTGGAGGAGACCTGGAGGACTCGCTGGTGAGTTGCTCCCTGGCTGCCGCCCTGCGAGCTGAGCCCAGGGGCATGCCTCAGGGGCCCAGGTTTGTGACTGGGATGTGTGGGGCTTTGCTACTGGGAGAGGCCATGCTGGTGGGGACAGTGAGGGTGTGGAAGGAATCACTGTGGTCACAGTTCTCTGAAAGCAGCGTGTGTGAAAGCATCTCCCACTGAGAAGGCTGCATGTGCCAGGACCGACTGtcccctggggcagggctggccctAGGAGTGTCCAGGGGGGTCCCTGTGCTGGGGATGTGCCCTCACCGCTCTGCTGTGCTTGGCTGGCCATGGTAGTTGTGGCTGTGGGGGCTTTGAAGCCATTGGCACCCAGCCATCACCATTAGCCATGCAAAGGCcttaacaaaatacagaattgaGCCCCAAAACCTCTACTGGGGGCTCTCAGCATCCTGGCTGTACCCATTTGGTTGCTGGCTTGGTGATGCTCCCTGGGTCTCTCACCCCACCTGCTCAGTGGCATGgggtgggcacagggctggTCAATCCCAAGGAGCTGTGGGGGGATGCTGGTACCCCCCTCTGGTTTACCACAGCATTTCTGCCCTTGCCCCTCTGGTGCAAGAGCCTCATCCCTGCAGGGCAGGACTGGTCACATATGTTCCTTCCTCATTTGCATCCTCTGACCTGGCCAAGGCGCACCTGATTTTTCCTTGTGGGTTTGGTGTGAGATGAACTCTGCCAAGTATATTTACTAAGGCTATAATTTGGGATTAGGGCCTCATGAGCTTCAATGTCCTTGAACAGGTGGATTATCAATCAAGAGTTAACTCCTCTGCATCCTATGATGACATCTTCCTCTACTCTGAACTGGACATTGACTGTGAACTTGAAACTATTCCAGcatttgcactgattttttttccagtgctgtaCACTGTGTTGTTTGTGACCGGCCTTGTGGGAAATGCTTTGGTCGTTTGGGTCCTAATGGCCTTCAAAAAAGTCAGGGCCATGACTGACGTCTATCTGCTGAACCTTGCCATCTCTGACCTCCTCTttgtcttctccctccccttcttGGTTCAGTACTCCCTGGTGAGCCAGTGGTCTTTTGGCAATGTCATGTGTAAAATTGTCAGCTCAGCTTACTTCATTGGTTTCTACAGCAGCTCCTTCTTTATAACCATCATGAGCATCGACAGGTACTTGGCCATTGTGCGGTCGGTGTATGCTCTGCGGGTGCGCACGTCCGCCCACGGGGTCATCGCAAGCCTGGCCCTTTGGGCAGTCGCCATTTTAGCATCAGCGCCAGACCTCATTTTCTTCCGGGAAATGGAAGACAGCAACAGGACCGTGTGCCTGCCTCGCTATCCTGGTAGCAACAACGGCTGGaagattttcagtaattttgaaGTCAATGTCCTGGGGTGGCTGATCCCAGTGGGCATCCTCATTTTCTGCTACCACAACATCTTGAAAAACCTGCGGCGGTGTCACACTCGCAACAGGTACAAAGCAATGAAGCTGGTTTTCGTTGTCGTCAttgtgttcttccttttctggaCCCCTATCAATGTCGTGCTCTTCCTGGACTCCATGAGGAACATGCACATCATCGACGACTGCCAGGCAAGCCAAAGGCTCGACCTAGCCCTGGAGCTGGCTGAGGCGCTCTCCTTCGTCCACTGTTGCCTCAATCCCATCATCTACGCCTTCG
The genomic region above belongs to Cygnus atratus isolate AKBS03 ecotype Queensland, Australia chromosome 2, CAtr_DNAZoo_HiC_assembly, whole genome shotgun sequence and contains:
- the LOC118259393 gene encoding C-C chemokine receptor type 8-like, which gives rise to MDNSLGSLLSGGDLEDSLVDYQSRVNSSASYDDIFLYSELDIDCELETIPAFALIFFPVLYTVLFVTGLVGNALVVWVLMAFKKVRAMTDVYLLNLAISDLLFVFSLPFLVQYSLVSQWSFGNVMCKIVSSAYFIGFYSSSFFITIMSIDRYLAIVRSVYALRVRTSAHGVIASLALWAVAILASAPDLIFFREMEDSNRTVCLPRYPGSNNGWKIFSNFEVNVLGWLIPVGILIFCYHNILKNLRRCHTRNRYKAMKLVFVVVIVFFLFWTPINVVLFLDSMRNMHIIDDCQASQRLDLALELAEALSFVHCCLNPIIYAFVGEKFKKYLCEAFGKYARFLLICNDYSVFHRHKLDRHSSVHMVSSQSSFVGSVL